Part of the Methylomonas sp. AM2-LC genome, GATAACTGTCGGTAATGTCTTCTGGGGAGGCACAAGCCACACTTGGCACATCGCTGACTTCCAATGTATTGAGAATTAAGGTGTCTTGCGAATTGAAATACTGTACCCACCAAACATTGCGCGTGCTGGTTGCTGTGATTCGGCAATTGCCGTAACCGCGCGACAAGATAGTTACCACTCCCATGCCCAGTCTTTGCTGCAAAAATGTCAAGTCCTGTTCGGTTTGTGGTAACAAGCTTAGGTTAATAATATGCGCCTCGTCTCCAGGTTGGTATTTTGTGATCTTAGCATTGAGTTCAGCCAGCAACGGCGGAGCGTTCATCACTCCGTCGGGCAATGCGCTCATATCGGTGTCTATTCGGGAGGAGGCATCGGCAAAAGCCAATTGGGCGACTTGGTGCGGAATAATGCCCACATCCAACGCATCGGATACGATCTGCTTGCCATTCAACTGCTGTAAGCGCCATACGCCAGCCAGCACCGATTCCTGAATGCGCAATTTCTGCACACTGCCACAAATCATGCTAACTTCGCCTTCGCCGAGTAATTCATCAACAAAGCGGCGGTTAGTTTGGTCCAGTGTAATTAGATCGATTGCAGGGCTATTTGCCGGGTAATCAGCCAGATTCTGTTCCAATTGCAGAAACGTGGTTTTAGCCTGCGCCAAATCCGCGGTGTGTAAGTCCGACGAAATCTGCGGCATTCGGTAAGTAATCATTTCTTCAGGCATCGCCAGATATTCCAGCTCGACGCCGTCTTCCTCGGCAGGTTGACTGCCTTGGCCAAAAATAGGGAGGGATATTGAAGTCATGGTTTGAGTATTTATGTATTTAGTATGTCTATCGGGTTTTTTGAATTGGGTTCGAGAAAAAACTCATTACTGGCAACGTAGGCTGAGTTACTCTATATTTCGCAATTATGTCTTTAGGTGAATCCAAGCTAAAAATTGGGTAATTACTCCTCTTAATACTCGGACACCCATTAGCTTAGTACTAGGTGGCAGTTTTTTATGCTCGGTTAGGTTACGATGCGTGTATAAGCCAGCAATGCTTATAAGTATTTCAAATAGCACATCTAACCAACCCTAAGTTGAGTAATTACAAAAATTTAAAACTAAGCAAATCCACCGCAAATCTTTTCCAGATCAAATTTCGGTGGCTGACTAGGCTCGGCAGACAAGATGCGGGCAAACTCCTGACCGTATTCTGCCCAATCCTTGATGCCGGTAATCATGCCCAGAAATTCGCCATCTCTTAGAAATACTAGCGATGGCCAACTGGTAAAGCGGAATCTGGCTTGCAATTCGCGCTCGATGGATTGGGCGATCAACGCGCCTTGCAGCTTGTCGGCAAACACTTTCAATAACTCCGGAA contains:
- a CDS encoding hydrogenase expression/formation protein, with translation MTSISLPIFGQGSQPAEEDGVELEYLAMPEEMITYRMPQISSDLHTADLAQAKTTFLQLEQNLADYPANSPAIDLITLDQTNRRFVDELLGEGEVSMICGSVQKLRIQESVLAGVWRLQQLNGKQIVSDALDVGIIPHQVAQLAFADASSRIDTDMSALPDGVMNAPPLLAELNAKITKYQPGDEAHIINLSLLPQTEQDLTFLQQRLGMGVVTILSRGYGNCRITATSTRNVWWVQYFNSQDTLILNTLEVSDVPSVACASPEDITDSYQRLQEILKVYL
- a CDS encoding hydrogenase, producing MSPILFEQLQTRYGLPLLNAENYDLFVHGHHNVVLFFANDPIMFPESHDVAVILPELLKVFADKLQGALIAQSIERELQARFRFTSWPSLVFLRDGEFLGMITGIKDWAEYGQEFARILSAEPSQPPKFDLEKICGGFA